The genomic window TTTTAAAGCAACTCCAGTAGTATAAGGTGTATAGTCTGTATAGCTTTGGCACTGCAGACTGGGGTTCTAATCTTctttttctatcacattacagatcataaaggcatttgttttaaataaaattgatttaagacaaaaaaattcattcataaagtttaggtttagggtaaggttagagGTTGATGTAGGGCTTTAATAACTCAATAAATTGCCatctttttaataatttttataagtATAATGATTTActctctgttattattgcataatgtttcatgcacaacaatactgaggtgcaaatagtaacattCTCTGACACTATGTATAAGTAGGCCtaccaatagcatctaactactatttctacttaatccaaagaaaatacagctattttctggttagtgtaaatagcatatggCTAAGAAAttctgctattttcacttagtgtaaacagtACTGCTATTTAAACTCAGTGTAAATAGTATCTGTTGCTATTTTTACGTAGTGTAACACTTAGcgcaaatagccgctgcctttaaattgtgtgtgttttttgtataagaTGTAAAGATGTGAAAAAAACCACTAAAAGATcgtaaatgttaatgttaccAATTTTAATGTTGTATACTGTAGAGTATAAAGTAAAGATGCAAGTTACCCGCTAGTGTAAAATCTGACAAGTTCCCATTCGTTCTGAAAACGTACTTTCTCATATTGTTCAGTACATTAACATCTCTTTAACACTGTAGTCAAAAACGAATGTGAAACTAACTCAAAGTTGTTAAAACAGACTCGTTGTTAAAGTCGTCATTTAGGTATTAGGTAGaaatacattttagcattttaacACAGCATAGGGTCTATTAAATAAAATCGTAAAGGCACACTTTCACTTTGTACTGTATGACGTAGTGTTCAAAGCATGCATTTTATAGTTGATTTGTACGTTTGGATGGCTTGTATTTTCTAAATGTAAACACTGTAATAAGCTTAATATTGCGCTATTCATTAtgcatttatattatttacCTATTTTTTAAATAGCTTTCATACAGCGTCAAACCACACCTTGAACACTTCTGTAAATGGGCACATGTTTGCCTATCACAAAGAGGGACTTCTCCATTTCTGAAATAATGACTGCTTACTTTTTTCGTATTTTTGTGCTTTGTCAGTGATCTACAGCATCATGCGAATAAGTTTTAGTTAcactttctttttatttgtccTTTTACAGTAATTTCACAAATAAGTACTGAGTATTGTTAACAGCATAAGGTTAGGGTTTGGTGTAGGGTTGGTTTGGTTTTAGGGTTTAGAATCATGTATAATtcactgtatttttgtattgtaaaGTAATGTATTACCACTAATTCTTCTAACAATACTGAACCTTGCAGCCAGTACTACACACAGTTTAACACACAACTAAGATATTTTTAGTCAAAATTATGGTAAAAACATGGTGTTGCAGGTGGCTAATTGTTTTaaagacttttttattttttaaatattttgttaatatttaaacattaacaaaattACCATTTAAAAACTATCCATTCATTCTCAGTCTTGTCTAGAGAGAGATAATAAAGAGATCCTgccaatgatttttttttactctggaagtgttttctttgttttctattggggtgtttttttattttaaaacaactgaCAACCGTATAATGGTTCACCGAGAACATAAGGTTGTTCTTTAAAGTGAGAAGTTCTTGTGACGCAGAACACCCCTCAGTGACGCTGATTCTCAGTTATTTAAATGTAGTTACAATTCCACAATTGCATTCTGTAAGAAGGCACATCACAACAGGGAAAAGagaaacaacaaataaaggtaaaatttaaaatgattttgaattcaattgaatttgaataATTAGATATTGTGTCTAATGTACActataaaaaatgattctgtgtcatAGTAGATTtaatgaaattaattgagtgaactttacttaatacaattaataaaaaaaaattaagttaaagaTATAGAAAAAACATCGGAATTCTGAATGCACAaattattgagtgaattcaacttaattttatcacgttcaacccacttaaacttgtgtaaaggatctttacttaattattttgtggtaggactacattaattattttagttaatttcactaactgagcagtgaatttagagttcccagcatgctttgcatgcaaaaatattgatttttcTAAGATGATCATGTGACATGTGCTTAAATaatttaggtaattttacttaatttattcatggaatattgcattaaaaatacactttaaagtacttaaaaatattttgtgtatattGTTACCATCATTTCTTTAAGTAAAtatctgtgtcattttttacagtgtactattAACTTTATAAGATAAGTTATATTTTGGTTAAAACAATTTGGGCTGGGTTTCccaaaaccttcttaacgctacgtcattcttaagttataccttaagagtGGTAGCCATATACTCTTATGAACAACGTAGTGATACAAAGGTTTCGGGAACCCAGCCTTGATCATTAATGGTTGTTCATTTCATATGTGTGGGAATTGCATTTTCCATAACCAGGTGcacagtgaaataaaacaatgagaTGACATTAAAAATAAGCTGTAAAAATggatttgttgtttcaacttaaaaaattaagtttagtttttgttagtTCAATGTAGAAATATTAGTTTATATGTTACTTTGAATCAAAATTTTACTTACTTCAACTtaacatttttaagttgaattaagtaaaaattttaaggcagctgggtaacttatttttttaagttaaaacaacTAATCATTTTGGGTACAAAATCATAAGGGCATTGTAGTATTTTCAACACACTTggtttacatctgcaagattGTATAGGCACTTTCAACATAAACTTGATATTTATGCATGTGTGAAAATATGgatgtttgttaaaaatataaatggaatgtattttgtaatttcTTTTATATGAAAGAGTaaacattattttctgttttgaagGCAGACAGGACTACAATGCCTTCACCACACGATCTTTTAAAGAGCTTACATGACGTTCTCAGCAAGTCCATTTTTTTCAGTTCCGTTCCAATGAGTCTTTTGTTAATCGGACTGGAGGGGTTGATTGAACCAAACCTTTCATGCCCGTGCAGTGAAGGGTGGAATAAGCCGCTGATAGCACTCATCTTCATCGGACCCTTTCTTTTTACGTTCGCTTTAATGTTCATCCTGTTAAGACCCTGCACATGCGAACACAGGTGTTCTGTAGATCCAAAAGCTTTACTAAAATGTCTGTTTCCTCCTGTTATGTGGATCATCATCTTGTTACTTGATGGTGATTACGTGGCATGTGCCTCGACAACATGGAAAGGAAATTATGCTTCAAGTATACAGTCAATCAGAAAATGGTGTGTACCCTCTAATCTGTCCCTTACTGAAAAAGTGAGTGATTTCCAATTTAAGTACCAGACTTTCATCGCTACATCTCAGGTAAATATGTACCATAAGAACTTATATTGTTGTCTTGTAAAATcttccttttttttctttcttacttttgttTCTTAATTCGTTTTCTTCTGAATATTTGTCTTCTTTTTCAGATAGCAGGTTATGGAGGGATTATTGTCATCAGTCTGATCATTATCTGTGTGGGGGCTACTTACTGCTATGAAAAAACATATACAGAGACACAGGGTGGGGCAGAGGATGGGGCAGAGGATGGGGCACAGGGTGGGGCATCAAATGGGATGCAGGGTGGTGCAAAAGTTGAGgcattgtgggaatattttttagataaaagtatgatttaaatatcaatatcatcaataagtgttttctttcatttgtttcattaagctgtgtgttttggtcatgtgctttctatttcactcagtggaaagttactggggcaaacaaagaaaacagagaaagttgggggttggagtcgtaaattatatagataaacacacacacatataaagagtcacaaagaagAGAagtgttatgaattaatccactacATATGTTTTGAGtgtaatcatgagttgtgatgtgttttaatgaatcacaggattaagaaacaacgctacataattaaaagcattagatggttgagtgttttctttttactaaaggaatgttaagaatgttggtgtgttgtccggccacaataaactgtttttaggagaccactccttgggggagggtgtctctggagaacattcctcaatatgtatgttttgagaaggttttatttttcaggaactaagcagataaacgtggcgtatggtgattggtggaaagagaacaacactccttaaaaggcaaagGCGGGGTCAGAAGAtagaacgacgtcacatactttataaatatgggtgtcaGGAAATGGGTGTTGTTGTTGGCTGTTGGAGAGATGTGTGGAGAGCAACtaacaacccaaagctttgttattcTTTGAAATCTGATTAATAAACTTCAGTTTTGAACTTAAAAGTTCTCTGATTTTCATGCAGGACGCCTCTAAAGTCCAACAGCATCAAATGGGATGCAGGGTGGTGCAAAAGTTGAGgcattgtgggaatattttttagataaaagtatgatttaaatatcaatatcatcaataagtgttttctttcatttgtttcattaagctgtgtgttttggtcatgtgctttctatttcactcagtggaaagttactggggcaaacaaagaaaacagagaaagttgggggttggagtcgtaaattatatagataaacacacacacatataaagagtcacaaagaagAGAagtgttatgaattaatccactacATATGTTTTGAGtgtaatcatgagttgtgatgtgttttaatgaatcacaggattaagaaacaacgctacataattaaaagcattagatggttgagtgttttctttttactaaaggaatgttaagaatgttggtgtgttgtccggccacaataaactgtttttaggagaccactccttgggggagggtgtctctggagaacattcctcaatatgtatgttttgagaaggttttatttttcaggaactaagcagataaacgtggcgtatggtgattggtggaaagagaacaacactccttaaaaggcaaagGCGGGGTCAGAAGAtagaacgacgtcacatactttataaatatgggtgtcaGGAAATGGGGGTTGTTGTTGGCTGTTGGAGAGATTGTGGAGAGCAACtaacaacccaaagctttgttattcTTTGAAATCTGATTAATAAACTTCAGTTTTGAACTTAAAAGTttcatgcaggactgcctctaAAGTCCAACAGCATCAAATGGGATAAAGGGTGGTGCAAAAGTTGAGGCATCAAATGGGGTGCAGGGTGGTGCAAAAGTTGAGGCATCAAATGAGGTGCAGGGTGGTGCAAAAGTTGAGGCATCAAATGGGATAAAGGGTGGTGCAAAAGTTGAGGCATCAAATGGGGTACAGGGTGGTGCAAAAGTTGTGACAAAGGATGAAGCAGAGGATTAGAAACTTCAACCAATTCTCCCCATCACTGAAAAAGCCATCGAGTCACCTGTATGATTTGAACTAAGAGGAGAATACTAACTTATTCCTGACCTTTTAAATTTTCTATAGATCAGGTTCTgtataaaatgtcaaataaaatgcaaatttgAATATTGTTCTCAAGCACCACACAACATGGTATAAACCGCTAAACAGGTCCACACATGAAATGAAACTCAACGATATTTGAATTTTATCTCGAaagaatgtacagtatatacagtatatggtaacattattatttttaaatataatgtttaAGCAAAAAGTAGTTGGAAAAGAGAAATGTTATATCCAcagaatattttgaataaattaaaacgttctttattttgttttctttatataatGTATCACTTATCCAGAATATCACACCTCAAAGGAAAAAAGATGTTATGTCATTCCAATTCCTCTCtaacttttaaaatgtgtgtttttggaacatttttgtgtgaatcccatgtgaaacacataggataacatgtaaaaacccacgggatgacatgtgttttttgcacgtgtgaatttcgtgtgtcttttctgtaagggattgGATGATTGTGATGTTAGTGCTTCTAGTGATATCTATGTAAAACGTGTAGATCAGATTACTTTTTGTGAAAATGGGTGGATGGTACGTACAAGTAATATTAGGAAGATTTCATCTATATATCTAATGAATATTACTTTAAAATTACTGTATTGTTTGCTTTTCAATTAACCTAAAATTGGAGCCTCCCAGGTTTGCTAAAAGTTGTGGGCTGATCTCCACCAGCCTAAGTTGAATAAATGTGCAGATATTTAAGGAACAATAAAACCCAGCTTACTTAAATTTTTGAATGGATGTCAAAAGCTTCATTATGCTAAATAAACAGCTTTTGTCAATGAATCGCGTGTCCGCTAATCTTCAACATGTTTTCTGCAATAATACTTTTGTTGGAAACTATGAGAGTATAATGTGTCCTTTAATCCCACTGAAAGAGTCAATCAACTCAAGACCCCAGAAGTTCTTCAGAAAGTTTAGTGAgatttacatgtacatttattcatttagcagacgcttttatccaatgcgATTTACAGATGAGGTTAACaatggaacaacataaggacaacaaaaagcgtaaatgcaatcaaaaactggtctcatatagcctaccacagtatacagagctataacgttttttttttctttaaaggcaACAGGAGGAAGTGAACATTCCTGCCAAACAACAAATCACATTTACTGGTACAGTATGATTCATGGTGGAAAAAGAGTTCCACTGTTTTCCGCACGGGTTGGGATTAGGAATGCAAGTGTCTGGGAGTGGGGTCTGCGGACCGCAAGAGAGGGACGTAACAAGAAGAGTGTAACTTGAAGCAGGGGGCGTAACTTAACTATTGAAAAATTCAGATGTCCTATGACTCCTGCAAAACTCTCTGGATGTTGCAGGATATAACTTACTGTAAAGCAGCACATCACAGCAAGAGAATTACGCAGACATCAAGCAAAAGGAGTGTGAGTTAAACGGTGAGTTacggttcttcagattataaaaaggtaaaaacGAAAACATTTGACTGAAGGGTTTTTTTCTGGAACCAAAATTGGTTCCAGATGGCATCGCAGTGAAGAACATTTTAAGCACCTTATAAGAGTGCAtgagagatttttttacagtatgcaCATTTAACACAATAACTTTTATGTTTGAgcaaagccgcgggaacgtattttgagcagggggtgctgtgatttttattttttttgccagggcagaagttatgactgtgccatgGGCGAGCCGTTTAAGTTTAATGTTAGTAAATAACGGAGGCAAAAATgagttgctgccgagaataaagaaggatgccagtgtgattataggatacagcataaaaacaaacacataaacgcatgatgtactgtatgtatgcatAGCGGCTATAGCAGCTTAACCACCCAAACATCAACCTATAATAAACCATGGGCAAACCAGTCACGCgattaaacacaactgcatGCTGCACAGCGACAGCACATAGAAATCAACCCGTAACGTTACACATTCTGCCTGTAGATCTATTAGCCACaatctcaaataaataaataactcttacattactgctggcctgcatgcaaaactccgAAAGTGGCCTTTCTGTCTGAGTTGACGCTGATGACGTCCTGCATGAGGACATtaatttcagtaaaaaacagtctgaaattagtttttgCGCCATTTGGACAAGACCGCTCGTGATacttgaccttcactaacgCAGTGACGTCATGAGTAACAAACGTTAttaacataaatgtaaatttcaagGTGTTAAGCCATACGTTTTTGGTTTTTGTAAAGATACTAGATTCCTACCTACTAGATAGTACTCTCATTGAATCCAGCAACCCAAAAGCCCTTAAAACTGTAACGTTGTGCCATTCACATGATGTTGATCATGTTCTAATTTTTtaactttatatatttatatttttgtcctATTCACCCCTGGCATTGTGTTTGTTGTCACTgatgcaataaaaaaacagtaatgttattaaaacaaaaacagtaacgttattgtttcaatggatattagtgaatatacacattaataacatttataccacggggctgatgaatgcttcaatctgattggctgacaaacGTTCTATGTGGGTATGCGTTAACTTtcagtaaatgcacacctatgaaggtgttccaggtctgctgaccgcattacagttccatatcacttcgccatgTTTAGCCTACTGTTCACCAGTGAATACGTATCTAAcaaacagacaaagtgacaggcaaattccattgtctgagaagaaataactattaatatttatggacagcatgaacatttgaacatgagcactgtacaggactgttccgacgaaaaaataaagcatatatcaaaggtaacggcaaactacatgacacaatcagtatcgtgattctgcctcatcttgtcatgtctttcttgatcttgtggcagaatcacagcaggatcccttgttatgtgtggagagagtcattttgaccctctCGGCCTTCTatgctctctccggtccttgtctgtgttcccgcccttttgtatctctcgttattggttgcttattagttcatgccccacacctgttcccctttgatttgtccctttatttaatgcccctgtgttctctgtcttgtgtcgggtcattgtactctgtcgtgtttcgtgtgggtgagttcttgtcctgttaagtgtagcctagtcttttgtagtatgtaatagatgttatttctagtttagtgtagtaagtccttgttcttgttatgtcatgtttacagtttattttacgcccacgtgggtctttgttttgtatgttttgttatttattaaaagtctagtttaccccttaccctgtctgcacttgggtcctctgtgtATCCGTGTCTCATCCCCGATTCGtgacaatcagcgggttaaagttaaaaacgaagcacaaaaataacaacaacatgttaaattcgtctgtggaatgggtaaacgggacttaaaacacacagcaggaagctttctatgccactgcgagaaccgcagctgacGCAGAAACCTCCGAGTCACTTCTTTttcttaatactttttttatacgacaggggtgttaaatacttgacttttcactctcagtgaagcaaacacgtgtgcatgtgcactgtctgtcttcctctcgctctcgttAAACTGCATATAtgcagctcaagcaacgccttcagatgagatgcgtaagaaattagttctaccagcaagtgcattccgggacaaataccatacaaatgtcttgagataaaacatcgtaacaatgtcttgtggtgttgtgaccgtggtataagcggaataattgattccggtccgttcaattatcgaaagttaatgcgcACTCcacttcgcgtcgtggccgcattaccacctcggggtgtgcattaactttcgataattgaacggcccgtcgtcaattattccttacgtattatatttatttttgatcaaaaacacattttcatgtGTCAGTGTTTACACTGAGTACATTAGCCCGCCCTAGGCAGCAATGCTTTTTACACTtaccgaaaatagctgtattttctttggattaagtagaaatagtagttatgcttttgatacttataaatagtggcagagaacgttactatttgcacctcagtattgttgtgcattaaacattacgcaataataacagagtgtaaatccttatattaataaaaacatattaaattatggcaacttattgaaatattaaagccctacacctctaaccttaccctaaactttatgaataaaaatgaattttaagtcttaaatctattttattgaaaacaaatgcgagTGTTGGATTAGAACCCCGAACTCCTGCGTCACGCCACTGGACTTACTGTTTAAAATGGCGTCTTTCGCAGCACCTACACTTCCCGCGGCTATGTGTttgacagtgttgggtgtaactagttactaagtaattagttactgtaatttaattacttttcccatgaaaaagtaaagtaaggtattactcttattttttcagtattttaattacagttacttctgatgtatttaaactaaatactgtgtgtaatatactgtatgtgtgtgcaatagtggaattgacataaaaattgtctgaaaagtctaactttaaaatccgtgctttaatgtataattctcacatttgtaatactttggtcagttaataatactacttaatgtagttttatattatttattttaatgaattagaagagccatttcatgtctgtccttgaaacacttaactaatcaaggttaataaaggatatagaaagtaattagtaataagtaattaaatactttttggagagagtaatttgtacagtaatctaattacactattgaatgtgtaattagtaactagtaattcattactttttcagagtaacttgcccaacactggtgttTGAGTATAGAAGAGAATCACGTAGGGGTTCAGTTTGAACAATAGAAAACAGctatgatgatgtcatccatTTTACACTTTCTATCTCTGTGTGTCTTTCTGAGCAACCAAAAAACTTCGATTGAATTTTAGGTAAGAACATTTTGTTCTTGTGGATCGTGTAGGGGCCGTATTCGACCATTCTAGACACGTAGACACATCCGCCATTTTGGATGGTCACTCACAGTTTGTCAAGATGCCATTCCCTCAGGCCATAAAAACACAGGATTTACAAATCCTTTCAAAACCTGTCGATCTGTCCTAACAAGATCCtcacacagaaaaaataaacgcacagcaactattttaaaatgattaaaatatttgGCAACACTGGTTTAAAGACCGGCCCATCCCCACAATGGCTGATGACCTAACTGTAGACTTTATGAAAAAggaattcattcatttaactGACATGTATTGTAATCAATATCTTCTTTATTAAAAGGGTTTCTGACATACTGTATGCTGTAGACCAGACAACAGACATCAAGAAAGAAAAGCAGGCAACAACGTTGTCAAACCAGCCTCAACAGATGTCTTTTATGCaagatctttttttaaaattttttaactttttgttgAACATGGATGCATTTTCCAAATCTATTCTTTTCAGCCTTTTTTTATGTGTCGTGGAGAAGATCATTGGCTTCACTTTTACATGCCCGtgcaaacattttttgaatCAACAAATAATAACGTCCATCTTCTTCGGAccttttctttcatcatttgttGTGATGTTCATCCGGTTAAGACCGTTTAGATACCCGTACTTTGAAGTGGAAGATCGTCGTTCAGCAACACCAACTGATGCGGAGGAGTCTCAGCGTTCAAATGAGGCCAAAGCTCCACGCAATTGTCCTGAGGCTTTTGCGTATTGTCTGATTCCCCCATTTTTTTGGATCACATTCTTGTTACTTGATGGCGATTATGTGGCATGTGCCTCGACCACATGGGATGGAAAGTATGTTAAGGATCAAGATCTAGACAGAATGTGGTGTCAACCCATGGATCGGTACATGAATGACAGTGAACATAGACATGCCTTTCAGGGCTATATTTCGACATCGCAGGTAAATACATCATTGTCCTGTTATGTGGGAAAAGTGAAGTAATTTATAGTGTTTTATTCAGATTAGGTTGGTCACAGTATCAGATTTTCATTAGATTATTATGGTGACCAAAATCATTCACAATAGCGATTATATTGCGATATCtattggtttttatttttttcacagtCACTTAAATTAATCTTTTTTATTAGTGTCAGATACTAGtgctaaattattatttataatataaaagttattcattgttcatttattcatacaatattatatatattttataaaacaatatatttaataatcataatatcattatatattttataaatttacaaaagtacatatttacaatattatataacGCAATATTAAACATCGCAATATCACAGTTTTAGAAAATACTGGTATATTGTGatcataatatttataaaatctattaattaattaaatataataaataaagcaatacatagaaaactataataaatataatatgttttatatattttttttaataataaatataatatttttaaatagttaaaaatatatataaatataacataatttaattgttttaaatagttttataataaatacaaatataacagttttaaatagttttacaataaatcaaatatattttcatattttacatagttttataataaatataaatataatatcatttaatattttttattgttttattaacacattcatttgtttgtttctttcagAGTGCAGGTTATGTACTGCTCGGTGTCTTCAGTGTTGTAATCGCTGTATTAGTGGGAATTTATGACTGTTTCAAAAGTGGAAAAGCTAAATTCTGCAGAGGAAAACATCAAGACACACAGCAGGGACAGCAAGAGGCACGTGGTGGTGAATGTGAGCTTGAACCACTTGTTGCTTGATGCGCTGTATGAAATATAAATCTGTATTTTGCTTTTGCTAAAGGGTTAATGAACACCTCAGAAGTTCATTAGAAAGTTTCATGAGTATTTAAAGACACCAGGGGTCAGCTATTTCAGTTATACAAAATCAAGTCCTCGGCTTGAAAGGGGAAGGTCTTTAGTGTAATCATTTTAACGGGTCACTAaagcaacatttttatattgttttacaaACATATGACTTGTTTGCTTTAGTTACTGCGTTTTCTTTGTTTCAATGCTGATTTGAGGTTAGATTCTGTTAATCCTCTTTTGTGCTGTAACCTTTATTCTTTTCAGAAGTCTTGATTTgtagttattttatttgatatactATGTAAAAGATACGTATATTAAATTTGATCAAATCTAACATTTCTTTGTACAGgatttatatttttgaaaaaggcatctttaaaaaaaagatgagCTTCATGATAAGACACACAGAAGGGGGTTACTTATGTCTAGATGAAGACCCAATAGAAAAATAATGTGACCTTATCATGGTATATTTGCTCACTTTACTATACTAAATCAttcatgttgttcattcttTCCTTTGCTTAgttcagctttaatcctcccactcacatggccttgtaaactatcagtactgtttagcgtgttgaccaAATGTTGTATGCTCTCTGACTTCTAAGtggttttggataaaagtaatgtacagtatagacatatgtaaacatttcctatttttataaaaacaaatgaatctaCATACTTGCACGTAATGCCAATATCTGGTTGACACTCCAGCcgagtacactgtaaaaaaagttacatttacaaaacTTTACTGTTATCTATTTACAGATTTTGTTGGCCTACagtaaaactgttattttacggattttgaccatttttatagatttttcttgtttttctgaaACACAGAAAGAACGTCAAAGTTGCCGGAAAATTACCAATTTTAACAagattgaaaaatgtttttgttaatagTAATTAATATCTGTATTGAAGGGTATTTGAAATATCTTGTGGACAGGACTACAGAAAGATATGCAGCTAAAAGTATCCTCAAAA from Triplophysa rosa linkage group LG25, Trosa_1v2, whole genome shotgun sequence includes these protein-coding regions:
- the LOC130548986 gene encoding calcium homeostasis modulator protein 6-like; the protein is MPSPHDLLKSLHDVLSKSIFFSSVPMSLLLIGLEGLIEPNLSCPCSEGWNKPLIALIFIGPFLFTFALMFILLRPCTCEHRCSVDPKALLKCLFPPVMWIIILLLDGDYVACASTTWKGNYASSIQSIRKWCVPSNLSLTEKVSDFQFKYQTFIATSQIAGYGGIIVISLIIICVGATYCYEKTYTETQGGAEDGAEDGAQGGASNGMQGGAKVEALWEYFLDKSMI